A section of the Rummeliibacillus pycnus genome encodes:
- the hydA gene encoding dihydropyrimidinase, whose protein sequence is MKKIVTGGTIVTATETYQADVLIEDGKISKIGKELMDTEAEIIDATGQYVFPGGIDPHTHLDMPFNNTVTDDDWKTGTIAAAFGGTTTILDFCLTAGEVKLIDAVEKWHEKAKNKAVIDYGFHLMIGDLNENTLAELPQVLQQEGISSIKVFLAYAKEFQATDRTLYQAFKVGKEMGAVVMVHCENGSVIDELVEEAKALGHTEPIYHALTRPPQLEGEATKRAIELAHLADAELYVVHVTCKEAVDEIISARKKGYKVYGETCPPYLVLDQTALAKPNFEGAKYVWSPPLRPKEHQQVLWNALKAKQLQTIGSDQCSFNFNGKKRLGIDDFSKIPNGGPFIEDRFSILYSEGVAKGKITINEFVDMISTNAAKIFGLFPQKGTIAVGSDADIVLFDPNKERVISADTHHMNVDYSAFEGLTVKGEPVSVLSRGEFVVKDKEFVGEFGRGQYIKRKVKKGEFKEAVTN, encoded by the coding sequence ATGAAAAAGATCGTTACTGGTGGAACAATTGTGACGGCAACAGAAACTTATCAAGCAGATGTATTAATTGAAGATGGTAAAATTTCGAAGATTGGTAAAGAGTTAATGGATACTGAAGCTGAAATAATTGATGCCACTGGACAATATGTATTTCCTGGTGGAATAGATCCGCATACGCATTTAGATATGCCATTTAATAATACAGTTACAGATGATGATTGGAAAACCGGAACAATTGCCGCAGCGTTTGGTGGAACAACAACTATTCTCGATTTTTGCTTAACAGCTGGCGAAGTAAAACTAATAGATGCAGTAGAAAAGTGGCATGAAAAAGCAAAAAATAAAGCTGTAATTGATTATGGTTTCCATCTAATGATAGGAGATTTAAATGAAAACACATTGGCAGAATTACCACAAGTATTACAACAGGAAGGGATTTCTTCTATTAAAGTTTTTCTTGCTTATGCTAAAGAATTTCAGGCAACAGACCGCACTTTATATCAAGCCTTTAAGGTGGGGAAAGAAATGGGCGCCGTTGTCATGGTACATTGCGAAAATGGCTCAGTAATCGATGAGTTAGTAGAGGAAGCGAAAGCATTAGGACACACAGAACCAATTTACCATGCATTGACTCGTCCACCGCAATTAGAAGGTGAAGCAACAAAACGTGCGATTGAATTAGCTCATCTTGCAGATGCAGAACTATATGTAGTTCATGTGACATGTAAAGAAGCAGTAGATGAAATTATCTCTGCCCGTAAAAAAGGATACAAAGTTTATGGAGAAACTTGTCCACCATATTTAGTCTTAGATCAAACAGCTCTTGCAAAACCGAATTTCGAAGGGGCCAAATATGTATGGTCACCACCATTACGACCAAAAGAACATCAACAAGTTCTGTGGAATGCACTTAAAGCAAAACAGCTTCAAACAATTGGTTCTGATCAATGTTCGTTTAATTTTAATGGGAAAAAGCGCTTAGGAATTGATGACTTTTCAAAAATTCCAAATGGCGGACCTTTTATTGAAGATCGTTTTAGTATCCTTTATTCAGAAGGTGTTGCAAAAGGAAAAATCACAATTAATGAGTTTGTTGATATGATTTCAACGAATGCAGCTAAGATTTTTGGGCTATTTCCACAAAAAGGAACAATTGCAGTCGGTTCTGATGCAGATATCGTTTTGTTCGATCCAAATAAGGAGCGAGTTATCTCAGCTGACACGCATCACATGAATGTCGATTACAGTGCATTTGAAGGATTAACTGTAAAAGGTGAACCAGTGAGTGTTTTAAGTCGTGGAGAATTCGTTGTAAAAGATAAAGAATTTGTCGGAGAATTTGGACGAGGGCAATATATTAAACGAAAAGTTAAAAAAGGAGAATTTAAAGAAGCCGTTACCAATTAA
- a CDS encoding Zn-dependent hydrolase, giving the protein MRLCDGIRLEHTIRTFSKFGQTKNGGVTRLSLSPEDLAARKYFCECCKELGMDVTFDDMANIYATLPGKKDLPPIVMGSHLDSVEKGGRFDGVLGVLTALEVVRTLRDDNVELDAPIVIVNFTNEEGARFDPAMMSSGVLAGKFFKEKMLYSKDKNGISFVDALEQSGYKGEQKNRLKEAIAYLELHIEQGPVLESKEIDIGVVEGVLGMVCYEFTIKGESDHAGTTPMSMRKDPLFVATDVMTMLRQQLSKVDEELVYTIGRVNVTPNIHTVIPNKVIFTLEARHQDPAKISMVEEMIHQLPSEIVGCHLSFEKLWSRDTVVFDGSICQIIEDACQKYRYSSHRMFSGAGHDAQFIASYIPSAMIFVPSVNGKSHCEEELTSFEDCLKGANIMLQTVLTLQQKLVKNESITLEKEGIL; this is encoded by the coding sequence ATGCGTTTATGTGATGGAATACGTTTAGAACATACAATTCGAACATTTAGTAAATTTGGTCAAACCAAAAATGGCGGTGTAACAAGGTTATCCTTATCTCCTGAAGATCTTGCTGCAAGAAAATATTTTTGTGAATGTTGTAAAGAACTTGGGATGGATGTCACTTTTGATGACATGGCAAACATTTATGCAACATTACCCGGAAAAAAAGATCTTCCACCTATTGTTATGGGATCGCATTTAGACTCTGTTGAAAAGGGAGGTCGATTTGATGGTGTATTAGGTGTTTTGACTGCACTTGAAGTAGTCAGAACATTGCGTGATGATAATGTTGAATTGGATGCACCAATTGTTATTGTGAATTTTACCAATGAAGAGGGCGCTAGATTCGATCCAGCAATGATGAGCTCTGGTGTACTTGCAGGTAAATTTTTTAAAGAGAAAATGCTATATTCAAAAGATAAAAACGGGATTTCATTTGTAGATGCATTAGAACAAAGTGGTTATAAAGGAGAACAAAAAAATCGATTGAAAGAGGCAATTGCCTATTTAGAACTTCATATTGAACAAGGTCCTGTACTTGAGAGTAAAGAAATTGATATAGGGGTAGTGGAAGGAGTACTAGGCATGGTGTGCTACGAATTTACTATTAAAGGTGAATCAGACCATGCGGGTACAACACCTATGTCAATGAGAAAAGATCCTTTATTTGTAGCAACTGATGTGATGACAATGTTACGACAACAACTAAGTAAAGTAGATGAAGAATTAGTTTATACAATAGGGCGAGTAAATGTTACACCAAATATTCATACGGTCATTCCTAACAAAGTAATTTTCACTTTAGAAGCTAGACACCAAGATCCAGCGAAAATTTCAATGGTGGAAGAAATGATTCACCAGTTACCGTCTGAAATTGTAGGTTGCCATCTTTCTTTTGAAAAGCTATGGAGTAGAGATACGGTAGTATTTGACGGTAGTATTTGCCAAATCATCGAAGATGCATGTCAGAAATACCGATATTCATCCCATCGAATGTTCAGTGGAGCAGGTCATGATGCGCAATTTATAGCAAGTTATATTCCTTCAGCAATGATATTTGTACCAAGTGTGAACGGGAAAAGTCATTGTGAAGAGGAACTTACAAGTTTTGAGGATTGCTTAAAAGGAGCAAATATCATGCTTCAAACAGTACTTACTCTTCAGCAAAAACTAGTAAAAAACGAATCAATTACTTTAGAGAAAGAAGGAATATTATGA